Genomic DNA from Niallia circulans:
GATTCCAGTCGTTGGACCAGTCTTAGGTGGAGGGTTGGCAGCAGTATTTTACCAATATTTCTATAAAGGAACAATTTCCAGCTATTTTTGGCCGGTTGTCATCGTTAGCATAGTGATATTAGGGTTTGCGTTTTTTGCAACAAAAAGCAACAATTCTATTAAAATGAAAAATGCAGCTTAATAATAGAAGGAAATAATATGGTAGACTAGTTTCATAATCAAATAGGGGGTATTACGATGGAAAAATATATTTTGTCATTAGACCAAGGAACTACTAGCTCAAGAGCAATTATTTTCAATAAAAAAGGAGAAATTGTTCATTCGGCGCAAAAAGAATTTACGCAAATCTTTCCGAAGCCAGGTTGGGTAGAGCATAATGCAAGTGAGATTTGGGGTTCCATTCTATCTGTTATTGCAACCGTTTTATCGGAATCAGATATAAAAGCAGACCAAATTGAAGGTATTGGGATTACGAACCAACGTGAAACAGCAGTCGTTTGGGATAAAGAGACAGGTGTTCCAGTCTATAATGCAATTGTTTGGCAATCAAGACAAACAAATGATATTTGTGAAGAACTTAAGGCACAAGGACATAACCAATTATTTAGAGATAAAACAGGGCTTTTGATCGACGCTTATTTTGCAGGTACAAAAGTGAAATGGATTCTTGATAATGTTGATGGAGCAAGAGAAAAAGCGGAAAACGGTCAATTGTTGTTCGGGACAATTGATACGTGGCTGATTTGGAAGCTTTCAGGCGGAAAAGCGCATGTGACGGATTATACGAACGCTTCTCGTACTTTAATGTTCAATATTTATGATTTAAAGTGGGATGATGAGCTACTTGATATTTTGACTGTACCTAAGTCTATGCTTCCAGAGGTGAAACCTTCTTCTGAAGTGTATGCACATACAATTGACTATCACTTCTTCGGCAAGAATATTCCGATTGCGGGTGTCGCTGGAGATCAGCAAGCAGCATTGTTCGGCCAGGCTTGCTTTGAGGAAG
This window encodes:
- the glpK gene encoding glycerol kinase GlpK, with amino-acid sequence MEKYILSLDQGTTSSRAIIFNKKGEIVHSAQKEFTQIFPKPGWVEHNASEIWGSILSVIATVLSESDIKADQIEGIGITNQRETAVVWDKETGVPVYNAIVWQSRQTNDICEELKAQGHNQLFRDKTGLLIDAYFAGTKVKWILDNVDGAREKAENGQLLFGTIDTWLIWKLSGGKAHVTDYTNASRTLMFNIYDLKWDDELLDILTVPKSMLPEVKPSSEVYAHTIDYHFFGKNIPIAGVAGDQQAALFGQACFEEGMAKNTYGTGCFMLMNTGEKAVRSNHGLLTTIAWGLNGKVEYALEGSIFVAGSAIQWLRDGLRMLKDAKDSEAYATKVDSTDGVYLVPAFVGLGTPYWDSDVRGAMFGVTRGTTKEHFVRATLESLAYQTRDVLSAMEADSNISVKTLRADGGAVKNNFLMQFQGDILDVPVQRPVINETTALGAAYLAGLAVGFWKDQAEIAEQWKLDKSFDPAMEEEQREVLYSGWKKAVQATMAFKN